A stretch of DNA from Nocardioides sp. Arc9.136:
ACGACCACGGCCGGATCCCGCGCTACCTGGCCAAGTCCGGGCTGTTCAAGAACAAGGCGCTCGGCTTCTTCCTGCAGGCCGCCGGGCAGATCCCCGTCGAGCGGCTGACCCGCAACGCGATCGGCGCGTACGACGCCGCGGTCGCCGCCGTCCGCGCCGGTGAGTGCGTGGTGGTCTACCCCGAGGGCACGATCACCCGCGACCCCGACCTGTGGCCGATGACAGGGAAGTCAGGGGCCGCGCGGATCGCGCTGGAGACCGGCTGTCCCGTGATCCCCGTCGGGCAGTGGGGCGCGCAGGAGCTGCTGGCGCCGTACGCGAAGAAGCCGGACGTCGTCCCCCGCAAGCTGATCAGGATGAAGGTCGGCGACCCCGTCGACCTCGCCGACCTCCTCGCCCGGCCCCGCAGTCCCGAGGTCGTCCAGGAGGCGACCGACCGGATCATGGCCGCGATCACGGTGCTGGTCGAGGACGTGCGCGGCGGCACGGCACCCGCCGAGAGGTTCGACATGCGCAAGCACGGGGTACGACCGACCGGCAACCCGCGCCGCCACGAGATCGGGGAGGACCCCGCATGACCACTGTCCCGAGCCAGGACGCCCCCGGTGGGCGCGGCAAGGTCGCCGTCTTCAGCGCCGGGTCGTGGGGGACGGCGTTCTCCATCGTGCTCGCCGACGCCGGCAACGACGTCGTGCTGTGGGCGCGGCGGCCCGAGGTCGCCGAGTCGATCAACGAGCGGCGCGAGAACCCCGACTACCTGCCCGGCATCGAGCTGCCCCCGTCGGTGTCGGCCACCCACGACGTGGAGAAGGCGCTGCACGGCGCCGACGTCGTCGTGCTGGCCACCCCCAGCCAGTCCCTGCGCGAGAACCTCACCGCGTGGGCGCCGTACGTCGAGCCCGGCGCGGTCTTCGTCTCGCTGATGAAGGGCGTGGAGCTCGGCACGCTGGAGCGGATGAGCGAGGTGATCGGCCAGGTCACCGGCGCCGGACCGGAGCGGATCGCCGTCGTCAGCGGCCCCAACCTCGCCAAGGAGATCGCGCGGCGCGAGCCGGCCGCGTCGGTCGTCGCCTGCGAGGACGAGGACGTCGCGCGGATGCTGCAGCAGCGGTGCCACACGGCGGCCTTCCGGCCCTACACGAGCGTCGACGTCCTCGGCTGCGAGCTGGGCGGGGCGTACAAGAACGTCGTGGCGCTGTCGGTCGGCATGGCGGTCGGCCTGGGCTTCGGCGACAACACCACCGCCTCGCTGATCACCCGCGGCCTCGCCGAGACCGCGCGGCTCGCGATGGGCCTCGGCGCCAACCCGCTGACCCTGATGGGCCTCGCCGGCCTCGGCGACCTCGTGGCCACCTGCTCCTCGCCGCTGTCGCGCAACCGCACGTTCGGCGAGAAGCTCGGGCAGGGGCTGAGCGCCGCGGAGATCTAC
This window harbors:
- a CDS encoding NAD(P)H-dependent glycerol-3-phosphate dehydrogenase; this encodes MTTVPSQDAPGGRGKVAVFSAGSWGTAFSIVLADAGNDVVLWARRPEVAESINERRENPDYLPGIELPPSVSATHDVEKALHGADVVVLATPSQSLRENLTAWAPYVEPGAVFVSLMKGVELGTLERMSEVIGQVTGAGPERIAVVSGPNLAKEIARREPAASVVACEDEDVARMLQQRCHTAAFRPYTSVDVLGCELGGAYKNVVALSVGMAVGLGFGDNTTASLITRGLAETARLAMGLGANPLTLMGLAGLGDLVATCSSPLSRNRTFGEKLGQGLSAAEIYASTRQVAEGAKSCSSLLALARQTGVDAPIAEHVDAVVAGRMTAQEMMESFIARDTKAETD
- a CDS encoding 1-acyl-sn-glycerol-3-phosphate acyltransferase; protein product: MTVRKLQQKRGWAWNIAVAIVKPTLLATTRHEWEGGDKIPVRGGCILVMNHISHVDPLTAAHIVYDHGRIPRYLAKSGLFKNKALGFFLQAAGQIPVERLTRNAIGAYDAAVAAVRAGECVVVYPEGTITRDPDLWPMTGKSGAARIALETGCPVIPVGQWGAQELLAPYAKKPDVVPRKLIRMKVGDPVDLADLLARPRSPEVVQEATDRIMAAITVLVEDVRGGTAPAERFDMRKHGVRPTGNPRRHEIGEDPA